Genomic segment of Eriocheir sinensis breed Jianghai 21 chromosome 51, ASM2467909v1, whole genome shotgun sequence:
ACTAGTTACCTTTCTGTTAAAGTATGTTGTTCTCTCCATGAGATCTTCACTGAGGATGAGGAATGATGGTATAATTTCACTGCCATTGCTTGCAGTGTAGAGCATATTCTGCTGAatgtaaaatgaagaagaaagtgcGATATGATCTTGTCTTAGGTGCTTTTGTATCACTTGCATTCGTTACTTTATCCATGGGAATCACAAATAGTTTTATATATGACTACATTCCTTCCAAGCAAAGGCAGTGTTGCACTGAGACACTTGAGTATGTTATCCTGAGGCAGCATATGAGTTGACAGTCCTGTGAAAATGTGTCTTGCATTGAGGCACTGAAGAATGAATATGATTGTTATCCTGTGGCAATGTGTAGATGAATAGTGCTGTGAAAGTGTGTTGCATGAAAACACATCATGTGACAACACACAGAAGAACATTGGTGTGAAATGGTTTGTTGCGTGCTTCCTCAGATCTATGATGAGAATGAGACGctgtgggtggtggaggtggtgccaGCAGAAGGCCCGTATGCCGGCCACCGAGTTCTGGATGACCGTACGTGGCATGCCCTTATGCCACGCCTCCAGGCACTCCAGGTTGACGGTGCCATCCTCACCTGCCAGTATGATCGCAAGTGAGTGTTCTCTCTCCAAATGTGTCATTTTACACATTCTTCTAGGGTATGTTTGCCAATTCATAGACACCATTCCAGTTTTATATCATGGATGAAACTGCTCagatatgaaaatgaatgaactATTGTCAAAACAAAAGTTATAGCTCTGACAGTGGTGGGAGGACTGGAAGTGCCAATTCtcaaaacacatgagaaatttcCCTACTCAGGATAGAAGTCTTTCTCAACAGTCCTGAGGTTTGAACCCAAGTCCCTTAGGTGTGGGGTGGCCACTCTTGTGTCGAGTTAAAGGGTACCTTACTGCTCCTCAGGCCATTACAGCTACCATCAGATGAAGGGTGCTTTTCAACCCCCAGGTTCTGTGCCCACCAAGGGTGGACCCACCCACAGCTGCTCTTCATCTTGCCTCCTGAAAGAACCAGTGTTGAGCTGACCACCACGAAGCTCTCTGGCCGGGAACACATCATCCTCCCGTCCACCTCCCAGCTGTCTGCCAACTCTGTCCTGTCTTGGCTGCATGGCAGACTGCTTTCCCGGGTGGAAGTTGTTGAGGACGTGAAGCAGCTGGAGCAGGTGTGGCTCAACACTACTGTGGTTCAGGAGAAAAAGGTACAATGCCATGTTTAGTTTCAGTATCTTAAGGTTATTTCAAAgtctttttgtatatctattttttggtGAAAAATAGTGCAGAAAGTACTCAAAGTAGTTGGTTTCATAGTCATTAGTATGACAAATTCTGCTTCAATCACTGTAGAAATATATTTGCCAGAAGCACCAACATTTCTCTAATGGAGGTTCATGTGCAAGCCTGATATATCCCTTTAGTTCAGTCACTCTGGTTTGACCCTGGGAAAACTTCAGTAGTAATAATTGAAGATTTCATCTGATCCCTAGAGACATCCAAATAACATAAGTATTAAAAGTATACTTATATGTTTACTGGATCAAGGTATATTCAGGGGTCAAAATGAGGCCTTCATATCACATCATCTCCCAGAGAAGTACTTATCTTTGTCTTCAAACATAACCGATGTAAGTTATTGCTATTGTCTGGTATGTCTTTCCCCTCGTGGTGAGAtaaacccattaccccgggacacaggggcAGTGTGACGTCCAGActaccagtttaccttccctaagtGTCCCCAgttacccatttattgaccagtctgaaggaaaggatgaacagTTGAGTGAGCCTGTTGCCAACTGCTCTGGTCTGGGATCAAACCCAGGCCTGTGGATTTGTAGTTAggtatgctaaccactacaccatggagcCACACCCAGGAGGTACTTTGGCTTGGCAAATTTGAGAACCTTTAAAGTCATAAGACACAACTAAAGTTCTCTTCAAGCCCTTATTGGCAGCTATTGCAGCTTAGTATGAAAGGAAGTAGGTAGTATGGGTTCTTGGTTGGACAAAAATTAGTTGTTGCTATAGTTAGTACATATTGGATTGTGTTGTATAACTGTACTTTGGCATTTATGATCCCTTAGACAACATCGAATAAATTCATCCAAGAGCCTCCATCATTCAACTGCAGAAGAGAGATTAGTCACCTACAACCATCCCTCTTTCTTCACCAGATTCCCCACATGGTGTACATCTCTGAGCTGCTGAGTCCCCCGCTGTTGATTGCTGCCCTGGGTCTGCGCCTCTCAACCCGCATCAAGCTGGCATCTTTCAccgtgaagaaggaggagaaagagcaggtaAGGCGGTGcagtgagagtggtggtggctgTCCAGATGGCATTGTATCCACACTTCTTTGTTCTGCCCTGGGGTAACATTTGATGCATGCACAACAAATACAGGCAACCATAGCTGTGATCAGTCACTTACACCAGGTGTTCATTAAGTAGTGCCTCAATCCCCCAATAGGTGTCAAAACTGGTTCAAGGGggtattaaaaaatatatcctAATAAAGTAATTGAACATTGTTGTTCCCTCATTGGTAACTAACTAACTGGCTACTAAAATATTCTATATATCCAGAgtcatcctcttttctcttttacatgATGAAGATTGAAAATTAATCATAGTTTGCTAATATTAAAGGGCAGCTATCAAGTTAATGGTTTGGGGTTTTTGGGCCAAAAGCTTGAAGAAAAACCTCTGGATTATACAGTCTTGAACTTTCTCTACCAAAAATCTATGTATACTATCTCCTACAATCAGTTATAGGTTCTATGATTGGTGGTGCTAACATGCGATCACTGTGCTGCACAGTGGTGGTGCGATCACATCTTTGTTACTCTGCACAGGGAGAGTTTTCCTTCCCCACGCTTCACTCAGTCTCTGTCTACAGTCATATGCATCCTTACATTTTTCAAGTGTTTTCAAGCTGCAAATTAGTTTTTTTCAATCTGTGTTTTGTTATACTGTTGCAGTAATAACAGCATTTAAGTGCAGCTGAAATAAATCTGCCAGGGGGGCCTGTGTTGGGTCCAAGTAcatgtacttgtacttgtacttggaATTGAAAAATATCCAGGTACTTGGACTTGGACTTGGACTTGGACTTCAGTACAGTCGCTTGTACTTGGACCCAACCCTGCAGGGGGCAATGATCAACTTTATAGGAACTTAACCCAATCATGTAGTGAGGGATGTCTATACTGCCATTGTAAGGTTATTCTTTGAAACAGCAGTTGCAAGAATAATTAATATACATTCATTAGCTTTGGCTGTGTGAATGCAATTTACCAGGCTGTCCTGATAATCATTTCTTTATACAGCATCTTTGCATTTCTTTGAAACTGTACATGCATATTAGTATATTATAAGGTCATTAGCACAAAACTGTATATTAGAAGGAAAACTCAAGTCAGCTGACTGTTGTCTGCAGGTGTCTCGGCTGCTGCGCAGGTCAGGGTTGAGCGGTGTGCCCAGCCTTGCAGTGACCACCTCAGAGGGCGTGGCATCTTATGGCGCCCAGCGTGGGGAGGCACTCACAATGCCGGCGCTCGGCCTGTACATCTGTGCCCTGCAGCCGCACCTCAACGATGCCTTCCTGGTGTCCCTGGGAGTGGCCAACCTGCTGGCTGCCACTGACTTCTTTTACTTTCTGAATGGACGAGCACGGCTGTGGAGGCATGTGGCTGCCAGCCTCACACGAGCAGCTGTCAACAATGCCGGAGTGATGCTGCTATGGCTGGCAGTCACTGCTCTGCTGCGGCCTGCCTCCATCCGTGCCGCTCTGCCCTCTGCTGCATTGCTAGTCACCTCCTTCAGCACCACTCGCATATCCTCCTTCATGCGCTACCACTGGCTCATGGTCCAGAGTCACCCTGCCATCTTCTGGGCGGCAGCAGTGGTATTTGCCATTTCCATCTTGGTGTGGCGAAACCTGTTGTGGAGGCGCAGCACGGAGCAGGAGGAGCCAGAGAGTGGCTGGTGGAGTGCCTTCCCTGTGGATGCATATCTGGTGGATGTGTTGTTCCGTCCCATGACCTCCCTGTCGCGGCCCCGCCCCTCACAGGACCTTGGTTTGGAGGAGGGCATGGAGCGCCTCATTGAGCGGCTGGCCACGCCTGACCTGTGGCTGCACCCTGTCATCCCCACGGACTACATGAAAGAGCTGCCCATGTGGCGTTATGATGGATGGGGCAATGAGGACGACCTCAAGTCAGAGAGTGAAACCGATGTGGACAGTGTGAGTGAGAATGAGAGCGACACCCTGCTAGATTCCCACACATGCTGCCGGGACGAGGAGTGCCGCCTGTGCTCGCTTTGGGCCTCTGTCAAGGAAATCCACGTGTGTCACCGTTGTGCCATCCTCAAACGCAAACTGGAGCGACGACACCTGCGACGGCGGGTCACAGGCCAGCAGGACCACAGCGCCGCCACCCACGAGATGCTGCTCAGGGTGTGTGAGAGCTGCTGCAAGACACGCCAGAAGCAGCCAGTCCCAGGCAGCAGCGTGAAGCAGGGCAGGAGCAAAGGTCCCAGCTGGCTCCTGTCACCCCAGCGGTTAACGGAGCTCAAATGGTCTGCACCTGCACATGCTATAGAGAGCCGCATCTGTGCCATATGCCTGGGACGATATGGGTGGGCGGCGGTGCTGTGTGGGCTGCCGTGTGGACATAACTACCACCATGCGTGCATCACTGAGTGGCTTCTCAAGGACAACCACCACTGCCCCACCTGCCGCTGGCCCTCTTATAAGGCAAAACCTGTAGCTGCATCAACACGGGACCACCAAGACTAATGGCTGTCTCCCCACTATGCCTTCCCACACCAGCAGCATGTTAGGCCAGTGATTCATGTGTTGGGCTGCTGGGAAGGGCCTCAGAGGGTTGGTGTTGCATTGGCTTGCTCTGGGCTTTATTGCTTTATTTTAATTCATGGTAATACATTTCTTTTAAAAGCCATGACAAAAAGCTCCTTTTGGGGCAATTCAAAAGCTTTACAATTGCCAAATATGTATACTCTATTTTTTATCTTATAGTACAGGAACGTGTGGTTGTGTAAGCAATTTAGAATAATATAGATGTGACTGAAGAAAATGTGTGCATTCAGTGAaataatgaacaaagaaaaagctgagtgaaaaaaagaaaatggagaaaaatattgGGTGTCCAAATTTGATTTGGATAATTTAATTTAGAGAAAAATTGACAGGATTATTAACTGGATTAGCACTTGGCAAGCATACAGAGAAAAATCCTGAAGCAGCGAGTTTGTGTGCCAAGCTGTGGGAGAGTCAACAGAGCCCAGGGACCATCGTGCTGCTGTTGTGATGATGAAAAAGGCTgctgaggaaataaagaaatcgTGAAGAACAAAGTTAATATACAGTACAAAATGCTCAAATCTAGACTAAAATGGCATAATAGCTATTTCTTTCTATTGTTCATGATTCATTATTCATGGAAGTGTTTCTTGAACAACGAAAAGTCTTCTAGGATGACTTTCCTTACAACCAGTGAATCACAAATGATGGCAGTGACTCAGTACCTTCACCCTTCAGTGTCCATCTTCAGACACTTCAGCAGAATTCTCTACTCAACAATTTTCATCTCTTCACACTTCTCATGGCATTATTACACACAGGGAAGATCCATGTACAAAATATACGTGAATAACATCGTCTCCTAATCCCTGTATGAGAGAGAGCAGTTTAAGGAAGAAAAGTATTATGAAtgcttgtgtatttttttctgtgattGCCATTATTGACTACTATTTGCATGTGGAAAAGGGGGAATATATTTATTGAACTGGATGTTACAGTGTGTCTGATTATATCCTTTGTTTAACTAAATAGAGTCTGTTGTTTAGGCAGTTGAATATACAACCCTCCACTCATTTTCCAATTTAAAACCCCTAAGTTTCAGATGGATTTTTAGTTTTTGCCAGTGGCTTAATGTAATTGTTAATTTGTTAGGTGAAACCAGTTCTTCCTTACCATTCATGTTTACTTAATGCTGAAATCTTGGAATGGTGTAATCACCCAATTTGCCATCTGAAGCAACTTGGTCCAATATTCTTTCAGGCATATCTTTACACACTTCCTCCTGGTGTGCGTAATGCTACTCTTGAGGGGTATTGTCCAGTGTCTCCTGTAATTCAAAGGCTCGGAAATGGATAGAGCTCTTGAGTGGAGCTTGGACAGGAATGTTGAGGGGACTGATTTGACTCTTGATAAGCTTAGCAGATGTAATTCCTTGCAGTTGCAAATTGCCTTCATTCAACCTTATGTATACACTTGCTAGGTAAACATTACCATGCTTGATGTTTCTCCGCTCATAATTAAGAGAAGCATTATTTGCAAAATAATCTTCTTAACTATTGGAAAAATTGACTCGGGCAACAATTTGGTTAAACTTGTTGTCCTGAATAGCAACCTTTACTTTTCATGAAGAGAATAGGGTGCACTTACTGTATCCTGCCAGACCTAATATATGGTCCTGAAAGTAGGTGCCTCACAATTCATTAGAGAAAATTAAGAAGCGcacaaagagaaatggagaagaaaaatgcTGGATATGAAATGGAGAGATGGGATGCGGACAGCATGGATCAGAAGGTAGACAAAGGTTAAAATTATCTCGGTAACTATTATGAATAAGATATTGATTGAGGCTGGTCATATCAGAAGGATGACCAAAGTAACTGTGGCAACCCAGAAATTGTAAAAAGTCAAGGTAGACAGGGGTAGAGATATTAAATTATGGTATTTGCCATGTCACTCTGCCTGTCTCCAGATAAATAAATATTTCAGGTGTACGTTTATTATACATGTTAACTGAATTTTTCTCCTTGCAAAATTGCTGTGAAGTTTAAGAATGCCCCGTATAATGGTCTGGtactgatgatgacaatgatttGCGTATGTCGAGGTTCCAATGGCTGATacaattaatatattttttgtcaTCTGTCAAGCAATACGAGGGTGATTTTATTTTGACTAGAAATTCTATCGCTATTTGCAAAGCAGAAAATAATCTCGAAGAAAATAAATGTTATGATTACAGTGCCTACACGCCTCCTAACAAGGCGTGTGATTGGTGCGCCACAAGACGGCCTGTGATTGGCGGGGCCAGCTGTATTATTGCAATGTCGTACAGTTTGGACCTGATTGTTGTATTAAATTATGTCATAGCTATTGTCACACCTTTTCTCATCTTTAtactctttctcttgtttttttcccgAGAGGTTTGAAGGTCAGTAGAAGAGAAAGTAATATTACAACCCAATAGTATTTTATAAGGTAGGAAGCGAAATATGGGCGCATTAGCACATAACCACTTAATTTTTACTGGAAATTACTTGTTTTAATGTTGTCAAGAAATCATCGTTGTAGGGAATTCCATGGGTGTTTTCATATCTCTGGCGGTACTTTTACAAGATTTCTTCGCCATGAACAGGTAAAACACACCTGGGAAACCGACGCATATATATTATTGTGGCCTTAGAAAGTTCATGGTACCCTATGGTCGGTATTCGCAGACATTTAAAATTCCACCTCTCAcgtgaactatttccaaaggcagaaggtggattaatcgggtttttatgagtgtttttttcacgttcaggaTAGTACAtaagaacggtcaaactaccaccaaggtcattgaactacccctggaaatactcacaactcctaggaaagccttgccaaatatgtgttctgGGTTCCTTATACCCATTACTACAGTTTGACCAGTAAGTAGGCCTAActgttttattatttacttttttgagttttttttaccTAATTTTTCGATCGCATTCCCCTAATTTTCTTCCTCATACCCATTACTACAGTTTAATATTAAGAAAGCACTatattctttttactcttctgTGTATCGCTTTATATATAATGTACTACATATTGTCTGGAGATTGGGATGTCAGGTTCgaaattcctcccttctcctttactgTATAGGCCTACTTGCAACAAGGACTATCAATCAGTCGTAGGTCCATCGCCGGCCTACTCTTAATTGACCCTCTCTTCTGCTTAATTTATTCACGCCCAAGCGAaatcccccaaaaaaaaaaaaaaaacactttgctTTCCAACtgcattttttacaacaaaggagacagctcaagggcacacacaaaaggaaacaataataaaaaaaagcctgctactcgttGTCCCTATTACATTACATCAGGAACCCAGATTTTCGTATTTCCACAATGATTATCGTACCCCAGCCACCCTAGTCCTGGGAGGCTGAGAGGCGCGGTGTGATTGGCCGCGGGACACAGGTGCgagggacaacaacaacaagatggacgcGTGCACCGCCGTGGCCAGGGAGATAGAGAAGGTGCTCAGCAAGTTCACCTCCTACAGCGACCACGCGGCGGGCACCATCACGGCCCTGCACGCCAACCTCGAGGGCCTGCAGCACGAGATACACCAAGGTGACTCCCGCCGCCCGCTGCGTAGTGCCCGTGCCCGCCCTCCTCCCCCAGCGGCCCTCACGCGCCTATTGTCGTGGATATATTAGCGTGgtggtctcagtcctcctcctcgccctcacaTGCCTCCACACGCTGATCAGTACCCATTGACGGTCCCCTCGTGTGGTCTGATGCGTCATACCGTTACTGACACGACCTGTTTACCTGGCGACCTTCATGCACTTTGTTCTCTCCTCACCTTTTCCCTAGAGTTAGTTTTCCGCCCCATTCATGGCTGTTCGTCGTGCCAAGTAGTGTACGAATACCTCGACGTCATTCACTTGGGTTCCGTCTAAGAGTGCATGTGTTTTCTTTGTCTTAAGGAGAACAATTTATTGGTCTGACCATATTTTGACACAATGGCTTGCCTGTCAGAATGGTTCACATTGCCATTTGTATGCCCTATTTATCAATATCATTGGAGGATCACTATGTGcctccatcatcacccccacaaGAATAATTTTGTATTAttccagaattacacccattaATGTGAAGGTTATTTGTGGTATATGAACTACTATTTGCTATGTACTGCCGT
This window contains:
- the LOC126982618 gene encoding E3 ubiquitin-protein ligase RNF103-like codes for the protein MWRRPALLALYLAVVVVITWLVELGHWWETGHTTYQLINPLKNLSVAQIRHLLDARGQQYAGVLEKQEIVGLLQQSGPVQYGELQGRSPSAETKPVVELSRKEDIYEQIYDENETLWVVEVVPAEGPYAGHRVLDDRTWHALMPRLQALQVDGAILTCQYDRKFCAHQGWTHPQLLFILPPERTSVELTTTKLSGREHIILPSTSQLSANSVLSWLHGRLLSRVEVVEDVKQLEQVWLNTTVVQEKKIPHMVYISELLSPPLLIAALGLRLSTRIKLASFTVKKEEKEQVSRLLRRSGLSGVPSLAVTTSEGVASYGAQRGEALTMPALGLYICALQPHLNDAFLVSLGVANLLAATDFFYFLNGRARLWRHVAASLTRAAVNNAGVMLLWLAVTALLRPASIRAALPSAALLVTSFSTTRISSFMRYHWLMVQSHPAIFWAAAVVFAISILVWRNLLWRRSTEQEEPESGWWSAFPVDAYLVDVLFRPMTSLSRPRPSQDLGLEEGMERLIERLATPDLWLHPVIPTDYMKELPMWRYDGWGNEDDLKSESETDVDSVSENESDTLLDSHTCCRDEECRLCSLWASVKEIHVCHRCAILKRKLERRHLRRRVTGQQDHSAATHEMLLRVCESCCKTRQKQPVPGSSVKQGRSKGPSWLLSPQRLTELKWSAPAHAIESRICAICLGRYGWAAVLCGLPCGHNYHHACITEWLLKDNHHCPTCRWPSYKAKPVAASTRDHQD